In one Culex quinquefasciatus strain JHB chromosome 2, VPISU_Cqui_1.0_pri_paternal, whole genome shotgun sequence genomic region, the following are encoded:
- the LOC6049229 gene encoding high-affinity glucose transporter ght5, producing the protein MSCGAWLEMNQKNKPQSNTLAAGIMTLLLTGMIVGSTIFNMDLQHQPWTFEHSSTEVLLVSISFYMAAIVGSLAGYFLVERYEKKPISKVYLVLSIVASVLLIALPDHIASVAFARILLGLAHGMAYLVVLIHGGEVCIKELRGLNMAAVNLCIMIGVMTHGSISPTSTYGQDIGTNRLVGILGLVYVVFGGGLAMFLTYESPVYLIQRGRDAEAIQSMIKLRNESTESWEIRNDYTEFKTMLQEDEETSPSILQDGNTRPLLLLILCRIASVVSFNFAINLVRLNILDKLFGVDNYSFSAIVVLTIRLLVGTVFLFVIDKFGRRAPMTLSTFTSGFILTVLGMIFMVADHVTRDVLIAIMLTYEVVASAGVTMVPDAYCSEAFSTKKKAFSIATTQIVENVLQIGITAIVFNWDFTDDAYYGGIMLCCGVPLLAMAAIFYKYLPETTKMTIRQARTEFSKRGEIVFGGTKRPQNFLND; encoded by the exons ATGAGCTGTGGAGCATGGCTGGAGATGAACCAGAAGAACAAGCCGCAGTCAAATACGCTTGCTGCAG GCATCATGACGCTTCTTCTAACCGGAATGATCGTTGGGTCAACGATCTTCAACATGGACCTCCAGCACCAACCCTGGACGTTTGAACACTCCAGCACGGAAGTGCTGCTAGTTTCCATCTCGTTCTATATGGCCGCCATCGTCGGCTCCCTAGCCGGATACTTCCTGGTGGAACGCTACGAAAAGAAACCGATCTCAAAAGTGTACCTCGTACTGTCAATCGTAGCAAGCGTGCTGCTGATCGCCCTCCCCGATCACATAGCAAGCGTTGCGTTTGCCCGGATCCTGCTTGGGCTGGCGCACGGCATGGCCTACCTTGTCGTACTGATTCACGGTGGTGAAGTCTGTATCAAGGAACTTCGCGGGCTGAACATGGCCGCTGTTAACTTGTGTATCATGATCGGTGTGATGACTCACGGGTCAATCAGTCCTACCTCGACGTACGGACAGGATATTGGAACGAATCGATTGGTCGGGATTCTTGGATTAGTCTACGTGGTATTCGGTGGTGGATTGGCCATGTTTCTAACGTATGAGTCCCCTGTTTACCTGATTCAACGAGGTCGAGACGCTGAAGCAATCCAGTCTATGATAAAGCTACGCAACGAGTCCACGGAATCTTGGGAAATCCGTAACGATTACACCGAGTTCAAAACTATGCTACAAGAGGACGAGGAAACGTCTCCGTCAATCCTACAAGACGGAAACACCCGACCTTTACTCCTACTCATCTTATGCCGCATTGCTTCCGTAGTATCCTTCAACTTCGCCATCAACCTCGTCCGGTTGAACATCCTGGACAAGCTGTTCGGAGTCGACAACTACAGCTTCTCCGCGATCGTAGTCCTCACCATCCGCCTGCTCGTCGGAACCGTGTTCCTCTTCGTCATCGACAAGTTCGGCCGTCGAGCGCCGATGACCCTGTCGACCTTCACCAGCGGCTTCATCCTCACCGTGCTGGGAATGATCTTCATGGTTGCCGATCACGTAACCCGCGACGTTCTGATCGCGATCATGCTCACCTACGAGGTGGTCGCCTCCGCCGGAGTCACCATGGTCCCGGACGCCTACTGTTCCGAAGCGTTCTCCACCAAGAAGAAGGCCTTCTCGATCGCTACCACGCAAATCGTCGAGAACGTGCTCCAGATCGGGATCACAGCCATCGTGTTCAACTGGGACTTCACCGACGACGCGTACTACGGCGGGATCATGCTATGCTGCGGAGTTCCCCTGCTCGCCATGGCGGCAATCTTCTACAAGTACCTACCGGAAACGACCAAGATGACCATCCGGCAGGCCCGAACAGAGTTCTCCAAGCGGGGCGAAATCGTTTTCGGCGGAACGAAGCGACCGCAGAACTTCCTCAATGACTAA
- the LOC6049232 gene encoding galactose-proton symporter: MAGCRTWCEMSQKNKMQTNTLLGDIMTLLLGGTFVGSSIFNIHLCNQTWTLNYSSSMVLTVICLFHVAAVLGSFLGVILVERIEKLILSRIYLFLMGVASILKVIVPTSMYGIMFSRIIAGFAYGLAYLVVLIHGGEVVVKELRGTTIAFVNYVVFLGILVHAAVSPVAISDYTGEPSRILGIAGIMFSLMAALIGQFMSYESPVFLIRKGRDAEAVRSLIKLRLKSSETMTVQQEYIDLRRMVEEDEVSSWSIFSDGNWRPLVLISLGKIAAVLSFNAAVNQVRMVVVDELLGLDTFSVSGVVIISIRVVLGVAFLFTIDRCGRKPTQTLSAFFSGFMLTTMGGIYMQLSCVSIPVASGVFLVYELVASTGVHLVPDVHLSEAFSTKKKALSIAVIQLAEHAAHIAIVSVTFTWNFANPDIYGAILLFCGIPLMVIAILLHVFLPETAKLTLRKSRAAFARVDALYGTNKELYN, from the exons ATGGCCGGGTGCAGGACGTGGTGCGAGATGAGTCAGAAGAACAAGATGCAGACCAACACGCTGCTGGGAGATATCATGACACTCCTGCTGGGTGGAACCTTCGTCGGATCGAGCATCTTCAACATCCACCTGTGCAACCAGACGTGGACGCTGAACTACTCCAGCTCGATGGTGTTGACCGTGATCTGCTTGTTTCACGTGGCTGCCGTGCTGGGGTCGTTCTTGGGGGTCATCCTGGTGGAACGCATCGAGAAGCTGATACTTTCG CGAATCTACCTATTCCTGATGGGCGTCGCCAGCATCCTGAAGGTGATCGTGCCGACCAGCATGTATGGGATCATGTTTTCGCGGATCATCGCTGGGTTTGCGTACGGGTTAGCCTACCTCGTGGTGCTCATTCACGGCGGAGAAGTGGTCGTCAAAGAGCTGCGCGGCACGACGATTGCGTTCGTCAACTACGTCGTATTCTTGGGAATCCTGGTGCACGCGGCCGTCAGTCCGGTCGCCATATCGGACTACACCGGGGAGCCAAGCCGAATACTCGGCATCGCCGGAATCATGTTCTCGCTGATGGCGGCCCTGATTGGGCAGTTTATGAGTTACGAGTCGCCGGTGTTTTTGATCAGGAAGGGTCGTGACGCGGAAGCAGTGCGATCGCTGATCAAGCTGCGACTGAAGTCGTCGGAGACGATGACGGTCCAGCAGGAGTACATCGACCTGCGGAGGATGGTCGAGGAAGATGAGGTGAGCTCGTGGTCGATCTTCAGTGATGGTAATTGGAGACCACTGGTGTTGATCAGTTTGGGGAAGATCGCTGCTGTACTGTCGTTTAACGCCGCGGTCAATCAGGTTCGGATGGTTGtggttgacgagttgcttgggCTGGATACGTTCAGCGTTTCCGGAGTCGTGATCATCTCCATAAGGGTAGTGCTCGGAGTTGCGTTTCTGTTCACCATTGATCGCTGCGGTCGGAAACCTACCCAAACCTTGTCCGCTTTCTTCAGTGGCTTCATGTTGACCACCATGGGCGGTATCTACATGCAGCTGAGCTGTGTCAGCATCCCCGTAGCTTCCGGGGTCTTCCTGGTATACGAGCTGGTAGCATCAACCGGTGTCCACCTAGTTCCGGACGTTCATCTCTCGGAAGCCTTCTCAACCAAGAAGAAAGCCCTTTCGATAGCTGTTATCCAGTTGGCTGAACACGCAGCGCACATCGCCATCGTGTCCGTGACCTTCACGTGGAACTTTGCCAACCCCGACATCTACGGCGCAATTCTGCTTTTTTGCGGGATTCCCCTGATGGTGATCGCTATTCTACTGCATGTATTCCTTCCAGAAACCGCAAAACTAACTCTGAGAAAGTCTCGAGCCGCATTTGCTCGCGTTGACGCCCTTTATGGCACCAATAAAGAACTGTACAACTGA